In Pleurodeles waltl isolate 20211129_DDA chromosome 5, aPleWal1.hap1.20221129, whole genome shotgun sequence, the DNA window AATGACAATACACAACAACTGCTTAAGACTAGAACCCACAATTGCACTTTCCAAGTTTCCAAGTCATCTGTCCACAGAAGCAAATACATCTCCAATAGCTTCCATTGTACGTGTTGcttccaattccttcaaatccttctttAACCCTGTTATGTTTCAAATGTATTTCTCTAGATCTGTACTTTCATCTGGAATGTAAGTACACCAATGCTGAACTTTTAGCATCTAgaagactctgccctcttttgtgaGAAGAAGGTCTAACGCAAGTCTATTCTGAAAAACCATAGATCTTATTGCTACCATCTCAGTATTTACAAGCAACGGGGAAATTGGCTATACACATTGCCAGTTTATCCACCATGGTGGACAGCTTTCTAATGTTCAAATAATTCAAAATCACACCTACAGACAGAATCAATGCACCAAACATATCTCCCACCACTTCTCCAGCACTTGCACCTCTCCTAGTTCTAGGTTTCATTTCCCTTAAATGAGCATCAacatgttccacatgataaatcttcagAAATACTATACCTAaacaacatgtaccataccatcccttgggCATTTtaaaataagcattctttccacaaataaaGTATACTCCAGGAATCAGAGGATCCTTTCCATCTAAAAAGAATTCAATCCGTCCTGTAACCTCAAAAGAAgtgtgttcacattcactctttccaataAACAATGGATCCAAATAACTTTTTCAATGTGTACACACAACTTTCCCTTatgctgccaatctaaagctaattcTGGTTGGTTTCCCTTCACTTGATGTTCAGTTTCTTCTCTATTTACCTATGCTATCTCCTAAGGTTGTTATCTGTTCCagttttagagcctgatttagagttcggcagacggctactctgtcagaaatgtggcagatatcctgtccaccatattacgatttccacCAAAGTCAAGTCCTCTTACTGTACATCTCTCCTTCTGCCTTCCACTTGATTAAAAAATGTCTTCTCTATTTCTGTCATGTCACAAGTCAGATTTTATGCCAatgtgcatatgcagtgtctaatGTCATGAGAGGTACAAAATATTTACCTGCtatttctgcacctttaaaataaggatttttattcagatgtttaaacaaaggaacttctAGAAGAACTAGATAATAATTGAGAAATAATATTGAAAGCTACAGTGTCTATAAAATAAGCTCAATAAAGGACTACAGGAAACTGGATAGGTCAAAGGAATGTGATAAGTGATGCCTTCTGAAATGGAAGCAGGTAATTGCATACAATATGTATGATAACTATTTGATGAAAGATCTCCTCTAGAACTGCCTACGTGCACGTTTCTCATTTAGTAAATATATTCTATCATCAGAAGGAAATGGGGCCTTAGCGGCACTTGTAGATCTAATAAACTCTATACTAGAATGCATAGGTAAACTCAGTCATATAAGCAAAACGGTTATTGCTATAAATGTAACAACTAACACTCCTGCATGTATGTACCTATGTCTGCTAGTGTTATCGTTACTAATTTTGTTGACTTTTCTAAACacagactggtttaataaaatgcaGCAGCACTATCGATGGTTCGCTTAAGTTCCACTTATGCAAAGTGGCAAAATAAACTCCATATGATGAATTGCAACAGATGTATTTACAAGGTCTTCATGAGTCTTCTTTACCCCTACTCTGTGATCTTCTAAAGAACAACCCTATCTTCTTCTGAAGACGTGGGCTTTGGTGCTCTTCTTAGATCCCTAACAAAGTTAATGCAATGTCTCCAAATAAGGCAAAGTTCAAATTCACTAATAAACACATCCAGAGTGATATGTCTCAGTGTATCCAACAGCACAGAAAACTCAAAGTAGAATTCaagcacaatgttcagttcaaggaggttcagttAGATCTAAAGCGTTATCCCAAAACTCCCAAAGGTTTCTCTCTCCCTCATTTGCAGCAAAGTATACCTATCCAGGTGAAGAGTACCTCTTACAGGACAGTCTAGTTCTTTTCGGTCTCTTCAGCACTGTTAgatattgggtctttggttggcagtcaggttaccccctgtccaagcaaggacactcaccctagtcagggtaaaagagaattaccctcagctagtccccgctcacccccttggtagcttggcacgagcagcaagcttaacttcagagtgctaggtgtaaagtatttgtaccaacacatacagtaactcaataaaaacacaataaaatgacacaacacaggtttagaaaaatagagaatatttatctaaacaacaagaccaaaacgacaaaaatccaccatacacaagttaagttatcaattaaaaaacaaaaagagtcttcatgtaattttaaacacaacgctaacgctgttagcatggaaatgtacctgagtgCATCAAAAATACCCCTGCATGgttgagtgtgcgtcaaaaagggcttgagatgcgCCATGAGTGAGACCGTGCATCCTTTCTCCTTCAATCGAGTCAGCGTgcctcatttcttctctccgcaggagagtgatgtatcgattcgaaccacactctcaggtctgggcagtccttgtgtcgtttttacacgcccagcgatgtttgcgtcggaaatccagctgcacgatgatccgaaaagcacacagcgtgggttgcggtttcaccagcctccgtcagcggtgctgcacgtcatttctccagccgcatgtgTTGATCTTTCAGTCGCGCTGCAGGCGTGTGTCGATTTTAAGCTGGGAAGCCGGtggtgtgtcaatttttcagctgtggattggagttgcgtcaatcgTTTCCCTGCACaacggtcggtgcgtggatttctcactctcggCCTGCCATCTTCTCCtattagggtcccaggaactggatgggcactacttggcagagtagcagtctcagcagaggctccaggtgctgggagagagaagtctgtgctgtccctgggacttcaaagaacaggaggcaagctctaaatcaagcccttggggagTTCCTCAcaggaaggaaggcacacaaagtccagtctttgtcctctagcacaggcagaagcagcaactgcagcatatctccacaaagcacagtcacaggcagggcagctctttgtcctcagctcttcagctcttctccaggcagaagttcctcttagtttccagaagtgatctaaagcctgtggttttgagtgccctttttatacccattttgccctttgaagtaggcttacttcaaagaaaagtctctcatgtatgtgaagtcctgccttgcccaggccacgccccagacacacaccagggggttggagactgcattgtgtgagggcaggcactgccttttcaggtgtcaggtgaccactcctccccaaccctcctagcacagatagctcatcaaggtatgtagactacatcccagctgcctttgtgtcactgtctagagagaggtgcaaacaacccaactgtcaaactgacccagacagtgaatccacaaacaggcagagtcacagaatggttaaagcaaggaaatgctcactttctaaaagtggcattttcaaacacacaatcttaaaatcaactttactaaaatatgtatttttaaattgtgagctcagagaccccaaactccatatgtctatctgctcccaaagcgaatctcactttaatcatatttaaaggcagcccccatgttaacctatgagagggataggccttgcaacagtgaaaaacgaatttagcagtatttcactgtcaggacatataaaacacattagtatatgtcctaccttaaacatacactgcactctgcccaaggggctaactagggcctaccttaggggtgtcttacatgtaagaaaagtgaaggtttaggcctggcaagtgggtacacttgtcaagtctaattggcagtttaaaactgcacacacagacactgcagtggcaggtctgagccatgtttacagagctactgttgtgagtggaacaaccagtgctgcagacgcactagtagcatttgatttacaggacctgggcatgtctagtgcactgtactagggacttaccagtaaatcaaatatgccaaacatagatgaaccaattacatacacgttTTGTGTAGGAGcatttgcaatttagcactggttagcagtggtaaagtgtccagagtaacaaaaacagcgaaaacagagtccagcacacatcaacaacctgggaaacagaggcaaaaagttaagggagaccacaccaaggatgaaaagtctaacaagcacCAATCCTTTCCTCTTACTTTAACTTAGATCAGAGGCCTCCGTGTCCTCTGGAATTGTTTAAGGCACATTCTCCTTGGGTAGATTCAGCTTCTCTCTTTTTTGCCTTCTCGGCCAACGATCTCCAGCTCCCATTCACTTTCTCAGGACACTATGTCCTTCGTCAGGGTCTGAATCTGAAGTCAACTTATTCACTACAACAGGACAAGATTCTTAATTTCAGTTGCACCTGTGGATCTCTCCAGATCCTCCTCAGACCAAGCATGTGCTCCTTCCTCCTCTGTTTGATGCCTGACAGCTTGACCAACCTGCTCCTGTTGTCTCTCTGTCACCACCAGTACTTCTGGGACCAGTGCTATCACAACAAGGAAACACTCAACTCTGCGAGTATGGGAAGAGTATATCCAGTAAGGGAGACCTCTACATTTAACAGCTGTTGTTGTAACCAATTGTAACCAGGATGACTTCATATGGACCACGGCAACAAGGCTCCATACATGTCTCCTTACACgtttcttcaccaggacccagtTACCGGGACTGATGTCAAAGCAGTGTTCTTGATGCTGAGTAGCTGTGGCAGCTCTGACCTGGTGagacacagaacacaccacatcagctagcCCTTTCAGTAATCAAGGATGATTTTATCTGCATTGTTCACAAGTGCATTCTCAGTAACAGCTagcagtctcatagctctgcccataaaaTGACAACTGAACCTTTCCAATGGCCGCAATTTCCTATAACGTATGCTAGATGTACatatgggtgctcatacactgatgAACATATCTGTAGCCAAATATGTACACTGGGATATGAAAAAACCTAAGCCAGTAAAAGTGTAACTATACATAAAAACACATCTTGTGGAGCACACCAATAATATAAGAAGTAGTCTAAATCATCATCTTGGGTTTCTACTTTACTATGAGGATGTCTTAATGTTGGTGCTGAGTATTGCAGACATTTTGTAGAATATGGTATGGTGTACTGAACAAATAGCAGGTTGCTTGGAATCTTCCTTTGGCTTCTCATTATTTTTTGTGGGTTGTTCCAACTACTGTCATAGGTCGgttatgtaaaaatattttttattgaaatgtataaATGGTGTTATACAGTGATGAGCCATTAAAAATATATTCTTTAGTTGATTTGGAGTTGTTCACACTGATCATAGCGAGTATTAAGCTGATCCTTGACCAATGATGACAACAGGTGTACATGGATTGGATATGTGGAGTTTCTATACTAAGATGGCGCGCCAAATCACTATATGATGAGAAATGGCGCGGATACATTTAGATGGGATCCCGTTGTCCCCTTTCTATTTCTACTGTGTATAAGAGGACGGTGGAAGAAAGATGAGACTCGCGTTCGACTTGGTCGGGACATGCTGCCGCGGATTGTTCTTCTAGCACACAACACATCTTTGACACAAcacttcagccatcaatctgaactTGAGACTAAACCAGTCTGGGGTAGTGCAGTTTTACcacgtttaagggagagagcacaagcacttgaccCCAATTATCAGGAataaagcacacagagtcctaatgcGAACAAAAGCGAGTTCAGTGCTACAGGGTGGTGAAAGTAAAAAGTCTATGGGATATCACACCAAGGATATTAGGTCTGAAATTAGACATCTGACAAGTATAGCTTGTATACATGATACATATCCCACAACATCTCAATAGGAAAGGTTTGTTGCACAGAAATTTAGCACTGTAAACGGTATTTAAAATAAGCATATTTTATATTGCCTATACATGTTACAACAGTTACATAGCACAGTAAAGTGCAGGGCCTCTAGGTCAGCTGAAGGGAATGTGCTGTTTAATTTTAAAGACAAAGCAACCGTTAGCTATACTAACAAGATGGGAGTGTTAAATTCATAACCAAAGGTTTATTTTTTAATAGGAAattgtaataattaattatttttatatagcaCCTCTTAACATAGGCTTGTTGTTTCATAGGGCTATACTTACCAGGTGTTAGTGCTATTTCATTCATTGACTTTGATGGTTATAGGCTCAGTATATACTTCAAAGATTTGAACTTTCGACCTGCAAGTTACACATAGATGCCAAAAGAGTGTTGCAGTATACATTAAAACCTGTGTCTTTGTGTAATCTTAAGCACAGCCATCTTAACATCCTTGTTTCTTAGACTGTAGATGACGGGGTTCAGCATTGGAGGGGTCACAGTATAAAATACTGAGAGAATTTTATCTAGATTGGCTGACTTTTTTGCTGTGGGTTTCATGTACATGTATATGGCAGTGCTGTAGAACATGGTGACAACAATGAGATGGGAGGCGCAAGTGGAGAAGGCTTTGATTCGGCCTGCAGATGAGCGGATCCTTACCACGGCGACAATGATACGGATGTAAGAGAAGAAAATGACAAGGCTCGGGATCAGTAACACATATATCCCGACAGCAAGCATCACCGTCTCTGTGACAAAGGTGTTTGTACATGCCATTTTTACAAGAGCTGTAGATTCACAAAAGAAATGATCAAGCACATTGTTACCACAGAAAGGTAATATTAGGGTAAAAACAGTATCCAGGAGCCCTGCCACACTGCCGCTGATCCAGCAAAAGACTGACAACTCTATACAAACAGATGTGCTCATTCGCACGCTATAATGCAATGGTAAAGAGATGGCTACATAACGATCATATGACATGACTGCTAGCAGCACACCTTCTGTACAGCCCAGGAGCATGAAGGAGTACATCTGAACTCCGCATCCAGCAAAACTGATCGTTTTCCTCACAAGAAGGAATTGGACTAGCATGTTGGGGACAATCGCTGATGAGTAGCACATATCCAAGAATGAGAGGTTGACCAGGAAGAAGTACATTGGAGTGTGGAGCTTGGGTTCAAGGACACAGGCAGTGATCAGGATAATGTTTCCAATGAGCGTGACCATGTACATCACTAAGAATAACGCAAAAAAAACAATCTGCAGGTTAGGGTCCTCAGTTAGCCCCACCAGCAGGAACTCTGTCACTGAGCTTCCGTTCCACATCTCCATCAATCCCTTTTCCTCTTACCTGTCAGAAAATAAGAATAAAACTGTGATAAATACACTGCTGCTAAAGTAAAGTCCGAAATCCAACCCCCCATGCCCCTTGGCATCTAACTCCATCATGTCCACTGCTCTTCTGTCTGTGGCTCAGTCCTGACCATTCAGCTCAGAATTACCAATGCCCAAACTACCTCCCCTTCGAATTAGATGATTAAGAATTTGGGTTATTGTTTGAGAGGAGTAGAAACCTTAATCAGACAACAaatacaacccttgtcagggtgaactacaaaagtcactaaattaatctgtgctaaaccctcaagtagcttggcacaaagccatcaggcttaacttacaggcaatgtgtaaagtatttattcagtacacaaacagtaacaaagtgaaaacagaacacaagaaaacttcaaaccaatttagaaaaatcgaCTATATTGTAATAAGTAAAATGATACCAGAAAAAAAACacccaatcaatagaaccagagatatgcaattgaaTGTAATTCATAATTAACAAGGATTAGtgaaatagtgcctaaaagtacAGAGTCACTTGCAGTCATCTGATCGTGCTAGACcatgataaagtcacaagttcaggccaatcacAATAGGATGATAATTGGATATAAGGACCAGGTTAATCCTCCTGAAAAGCTACCTTCTAAGTTGGTGGAGGAGGCCAGAAGATGGTGACTGAGTAGGGCGGGTAGTGGTCACTGTAGCATGAACCTCCGGTCTCACGTTGCCTTGTACTGTCATTGTCAGAGTGAAGAGAAGACTtcactggagcttcgcattggtggtTGTCTCGAGCGGCGGAGCTTCAGGCAAATGTGTCAATTTATGGTTGTGAGAAGCTCAACTTCAGGAGTTTCTACTTTTATTTGGGAGAGGTATACTTTGATTGCAGCCAAGGGTCCATAAACTATGCAATCACCTCTTTGGTATCAGGGACCcacaccagcagaggccagcagggcccaGGAAAGCGCAGCTGCAGTTCCAGGCAGATCTAGTTGCAGGCAGGTAGTCTGCACAGTTGCAGGGTGACCTttgaacttgttgtgtccctgtagctcacacaaacCAGCCAACTGACCATTAAagtcactctggttagcctgggatgaaagcaagcagggcagtccttctgtgacataaaatccaactttacaattaaagagttctttaaattacaattcatgcgAGTGTAAGCAGCATAGCTCTACCAGCTCCCGATCCTCAGTtagctcttattaaatgtaatgaggtaacccagtgttagtcaatgggtgaGATAGGCCTAACGACTGGGAAAATGGACTAAGGGTTTTTTCCctgtcaggacaagtaaaacttaagtacacatgtcctaataTTTAAATACAATCACGCTGCTCTATGAGccattagggcctaccttaggagagaCTTATAAGTCAGAAGGTCTAATTCTTCAGGTCAAAATAACCTAAAAAGTCAAAGAGTCTGGACACTGGAGAGTCTGGACAAGTATCTACATATAACATATctaggcagtaccataatggagctagcaacccTGGTCTGCCTTGGCATACGTCCTGTGTTATCCTACGGACCTACCTGCATATATAGTTTACCTCAATGGAAAGGACACTTTAGAGACACATAAGCTTGTGCTCACAAATCTGTACcttaaataaaatgcaccctgcctcctgggttgcagaggccttccttaggagtgtctgacatatatgtaaggcagtgcatgggactgtgccacttaTGGTCAGAGCAAAGTCGAACTTGAACAGTTTCACTGCTCTGgcagtctgtaatggcaggccttccCTCAGCAATTTGCgtgagtcacctagggtggcacaaactTGTGCAGCAGCCCTGGGGATCCCTTTACAACCTATGCCctaagcaccatttactagggacttataaggaggtaaAGTCTTGCCAATGAGGGATCACCATGTCGACAAATCAATTTAGGGAGGGACCACAGgcactagggcctggttagcatgctTGCAGTGCACTAACAGAATCATACACATCAGCATTGGTTGCAAAATGTGAGGTGTGACCATTCTTAAAGGGGCACATTCCTACACTCTAATTCCCATTCTGTTTACATAATGGCTGATACTTTAGCCCACATGAAAGATAGATTTAGACTCCCTTCAGTGTCTACACAAACAGAGTTGTCAGCCAGTAACCTAGATAAGCAATCAGCTGAGATATTTCTGAACCCAGGTAGGTACTGAACTTGATAATTGTACTCAAATAGTCCTTCCACCCATCGCATCGTTTTTAACACTCCTGCAACACAGCAATTGTACCAGGCGCCTATGGTCTGTTCTGAGCACAAAGAGCAATCCCCACAAGAAGAGACAAAAATGATGCATTTTGCATGTGCCTGCTAAGGCGTAATGCTTGATTGCTGAATATCTCTCCTCAGCACCTTTCAAAGAGCGCAAGGTAAAAGTTACCACCTTTTCTTCACCATCATACATCTGAGATAACACTGCCCCTACAACTTTTAAGCTAGCATTTGTTGACAGCATCATTTTCACATTACATCACAATGCCCTAGAGTTGGCATCATTGCAATTCCACCCTTAATGACCTTAAAGGCTTCCTCACACTCTTCTGTCAACGTGAATGACACCCCTTTTTTCAATTGCACTCTGATATGCTGCATCTCATTGGCAAAATGCTTTACAAATTTTGTGTAATGTTCCGCCAGTGGCAAGAAAGATCTAATCTGATACTTATTAGAAGGAGCTGGTGCCTCCACTATAGAATTTGCTAGGTCTACTTTGGGACTAATGCCTTCACCCGAATTGATATGCTCCCACCCACTCACTCCATACAGTTTTCTTTTTTGAGCCCTTTGCCTCTTAATCTTCCCAGTACTAGCCTTAATGTCTCATTGTGATTCCTCTTCTCTTTGCCATAAACCAGGATAGATATTGTCCTGAAAGTGCATCACTGTATCTATACCCTCCAGTACCAACATCATGAGCTTTTGAAAGCATGCTGCCTCCGAAGCCAGCCCAAAAGATAATCTGTTAAATCTGTATGTCCCCAAAGGTGTTACATATGAGGTCAGTGCCTTCAAGTCTTCATGAAGTAAAACCTGGTGGTAAGACAAGATGATCACCCAGAAAACACATGCCCTCTGAAGCATGGCCAATGCTTCAGTGATGTTAGGAAGCGGTTGACAATCTACCTAAATGCACTGATTGAGGTCCCTGAGGTCTACACACATCCTTAATTTTGCACCATTATCTTATGGAGTCAATTTCACTGGGACCAGTCACTCCGAAGACTCAGTTTCCTCAATAACTTTCATTTATATCAGTTTATCAGTCTCCTCCTGCAAAGGTTTTAACATGAGGCTGGGCACCTTCCTCACCTTGTGTACCCCTGGTTTTAGAACTTTTTTCAAAATTATCAAAATTATCCAATGATCACCCTGTCatttgggctctcattatccttatgaggctgctggatttgggcagcagaatcacctgaattgtgggggactgagtccaatcccacaccatgtgacaactgtcggcctaatccattttccagctaactagcagcgcctcatctctgcctggGAGCAGAGATGATTtctggcaaccgggcacatgacaaggaTGACCTCCGAGGGAAACCGTGGTGGATCAGAGCTCATCCTTTTCTTGCAGTTACaagactcacacatgcaaagacaaacagaggcagaagatagttcaataagatttattgaatcagatgtatcttaaataaaatggcatgaaatgcaataagaatgatgaaacatgctaaaagcaagattgtgacacgaaaagtgaaacacagaaaaattcccaccatactgtcactaagccgTATGTGTATCTGGTTCC includes these proteins:
- the LOC138295900 gene encoding olfactory receptor 2D3-like, yielding MEMWNGSSVTEFLLVGLTEDPNLQIVFFALFLVMYMVTLIGNIILITACVLEPKLHTPMYFFLVNLSFLDMCYSSAIVPNMLVQFLLVRKTISFAGCGVQMYSFMLLGCTEGVLLAVMSYDRYVAISLPLHYSVRMSTSVCIELSVFCWISGSVAGLLDTVFTLILPFCGNNVLDHFFCESTALVKMACTNTFVTETVMLAVGIYVLLIPSLVIFFSYIRIIVAVVRIRSSAGRIKAFSTCASHLIVVTMFYSTAIYMYMKPTAKKSANLDKILSVFYTVTPPMLNPVIYSLRNKDVKMAVLKITQRHRF